A genomic window from Vitis riparia cultivar Riparia Gloire de Montpellier isolate 1030 chromosome 18, EGFV_Vit.rip_1.0, whole genome shotgun sequence includes:
- the LOC117907115 gene encoding NAC domain-containing protein 2-like — protein sequence MTAELQLPPGFRFHPTDEELVMHYLCRKCASQSIAVPIIAEIDLYKFDPWQLPEMALYGEKEWYFFSPRDRKYPNGSRPNRAAGTGYWKATGADKPIGHPKPVGIKKALVFYAGKAPRGEKTNWIMHEYRLADVDRSARKKNNSLRLDDWVLCRIYNKKGIVEKQHTAARKSDCSDVEDQKPGPLALSRKAGAMPPPPPPSTTAPTATAALDDLVYFDSSDSVPRLHTDSSCSEHVVSPEFTCEREVQSEPKWKEWENPMDFSYNYMDATVDNAFLSQFPNNQMSPLQDMFMYLQKPF from the exons ATGACAGCGGAGTTGCAGTTACCTCCAGGCTTCAGGTTCCATCCGACGGATGAGGAGCTTGTGATGCACTATCTGTGCCGTAAATGTGCATCGCAATCGATCGCCGTGCCGATCATTGCCGAAATTGATCTCTACAAATTCGATCCCTGGCAGCTTCCtg AGATGGCCTTGTACGGAGAGAAAGAGTGGTACTTCTTTTCGCCGAGAGATCGGAAATATCCGAACGGTTCAAGGCCGAACCGGGCAGCGGGAACAGGGTACTGGAAGGCCACCGGAGCGGATAAGCCTATTGGGCATCCGAAGCCGGTTGGGATTAAGAAGGCTTTGGTTTTTTATGCCGGAAAAGCCCCCAGGGGAGAGAAGACAAATTGGATTATGCATGAATACCGGCTGGCAGACGTGGACCGGTCGGCTCGCAAGAAGAATAATAGCTTAAGG TTGGACGATTGGGTTCTGTGCCGCATATACAACAAGAAGGGCATTGTCGAGAAACAACACACCGCTGCCCGGAAATCAGATTGCTCCGATGTTGAGGATCAAAAGCCTGGACCTCTTGCTCTAAGCAGGAAGGCAGGTGCGATGCCTCCACCTCCGCCGCCGTCGACTACGGCACCAACTGCGACAGCGGCACTGGACGATTTGGTGTACTTCGACTCATCGGATTCGGTGCCGCGCCTCCACACCGACTCGAGCTGTTCGGAGCACGTGGTGTCGCCGGAGTTCACGTGCGAGAGGGAGGTGCAGAGCGAGCCCAAGTGGAAGGAGTGGGAAAATCCCATGGACTTTTCGTACAATTACATGGATGCCACAGTTGACAACGCATTTTTGTCTCAGTTCCCGAATAATCAGATGTCGCCATTGCAGGACATGTTCATGTACCTGCAGAAGCCCTTCTGA